The Phacochoerus africanus isolate WHEZ1 chromosome 3, ROS_Pafr_v1, whole genome shotgun sequence genome window below encodes:
- the LIME1 gene encoding lck-interacting transmembrane adapter 1 isoform X1, with the protein MQPGAQAGSEPGGGLHKGAVPHGACAACCPGPRRRHPHSGLSLSTALQDEATGVLSLSCPLGPGVPHPAPLAVGAVHSLPQSLLRPPHLCSLSKSDTRLHELCRGQPCSRAPRPASVDLLCPQWLEVSRGMTRPPEAFSVQELPAAVPFTDPEATYSNVGLAVIPRARLAFGSGVWAGAHSCARLGPEARPAASEYACIQKLKGTGRVPQGLGQGRTEVIPANQVDSLYSKVSKPKRRDPGPASDQPDPKGGGTVLALGGDLAYEALPPKSVGVNRSFLENVYESIQEMGGPGASKLELLAGGAIGRPWRPPASCLLLPGRGRGASLAGSVNSLPPERGAPPTSPTHTAAGTGSREQGCQPGPGCHSLSRAASQ; encoded by the exons ATGCAGCCAGGCGCCCAGGCAGGAAGTGAGCCGGGCGGAGGGCTACACAAAGGTGCTGTGCCTCACGGTGCCTGCGCTGCCTGCTGCCCTGGACCGCGGAGGAGGCACCCACACTCCGGCCTCA GCCTGTCCACGGCTTTGCAGGATGAGGCCACAGGGGTCCTcagcctctcctgccctctgggtCCTGGGGTGCCTCACCCTGCTCCTCTGGCTGTGGGTGCTGTGCACAGCCTGCCACAG TCACTGCTGAGACCACCCCACCTCTGCTCCCTCAGCAAGTCAGACACTAGACTGCACGAGCTGTGCCGAGGTCAGCCCTGCAGCAGAG ccccgcGGCCTGCCAGCGTGGATCTCCTGTGCCCACAATGGCTGGAGGTGTCCAGAGGCATGACCAGGCCCCCAGAAGCCTTCTCAGTCCAGGAGCTGCCGGCAGCCGTGCCCTTCACCGACCCCGAGGCCACTTATTCCAACGTGGGGCTGGCTGTGATCCCCAGGGCCAGACTGGCATTCGGCTCTGGGGTGTGGGCAGGGGCACacagctgtgccaggctggggcctGAGGCCAGACCGGCGGCGTCTGAGTATGCCTGCATCCAGAAGCTCAAGGGGACAGGCCGGgtcccccagggcctggggcaggggcgtACTGAGGTCATCCCAGCCAATCAG GTGGACAGCCTGTACTCCAAGGTCAGCAAGCCTAAAAGGAGGGACCCCGGACCTGCCTCAGACCAGCCAGACCCCAAGGGTGGGGGCACAGTTTTAGCTCTGGGGGGTGACCTGGCCTATGAGGCCCTCCCACCAAAGAGCGTGGGTGTGAACAGGAGCTTCCTGGAAAACGTGTATGAGAGCATCCAGGAGATGGGGGGCCCTGGAGCCTCCAAGCTCGAGCTCTTGGCAGGAGGGGCCATAGGCCGGCCATGGAGACCCCCTGCTTCCTGTCTACTCCtgccggggcgggggaggggagcctcCCTCGCCGGCTCCGTGAACTCCCTGCCTCCAGAGCGGGGTGCACCCCCGACTTCTCCCACACACACAGCGGCCGGCACGGGTTCCAGAGAGCAGGGCTGCCAGCCTGGTCCTGGCTGCCACAGCCTTTCCAGGGCAGCGTCTCAATAA
- the SLC2A4RG gene encoding SLC2A4 regulator isoform X1, which translates to MEATRPPAPGPGYGRPSLRAAGRDPTAAPVSVPAPPQGPASEFALPQEPKPRAADLGAPGAGAGTAGPPAPSAHIPVPAHRAPPGKARPDEVMAAAALTSLSTCPLLLGSPAVAFSTEPSLEPWKEALARPLGGSSSSSSSSGGGGDWGWDLASDQSSPSTPSPPLPPEAAHFLFGEPALRKRKSSLQVLFQCLWKRCGKVLSTASGMQRHIRLVHLGRRQAEPEQSDGEEDFYYTELDVGVDSLTAGLSSLSPVSPSTCVPPAFPCLALPEPPALPRLLRPLALPPPPVLSASAPPQVCHSDHAYQGCLAPAHLEPRPATVRACAPALPAKLGPTPRKPRGDAKKCRKVYGMERRDLWCRACRWKKACRRFLD; encoded by the exons ATGGAGGCCACGCGCCCCCCGGCGCCCGGTCCTGGCTACGGGCGCCCCTCGCTCCGCGCCGCCGGCCGGGACCCTACGGCCGCACCCGTGTCGGTGCCCGCGCCGCCGCAG GGCCCCGCCTCGGAGTTCGCGCTGCCGCAGGAGCCGAAGCCGCGGGCCGCGGACCTCGGGGCCCCGGGGGCGGGAGCAGGGACGGCGGGGCCCCCGGCGCCGTCGGCGCACATCCCGGTGCCAGCGCATAG AGCCCCCCCAGGAAAAGCCCGGCCGGACGAGGTCATGGCCGCTGCAGCCCTGACAAGCCTGTCTACCTGCCCTCTCCTGCTAGGATCCCCGGCTGTAGCCTTCAGCACAG AGCCCAGCCTGGAGCCCTGGAAGGAGGCACTGGCGCGGCCGCtgggcggcagcagcagcagcagcagcagcagcggcggcggcggggactGGGGCTGGGACCTGGCCAGCGACCAGTCCTCTCCATCCACCCCATCGCCCCCACTGCCCCCTGAGGCAGCCCACTTCCTGTTTGGGGAGCCTGCtctgaggaagaggaag AGCTCGCTGCAGGTCCTGTTCCAGTGTCTGTGGAAGCGCTGCGGGAAGGTGCTGAGCACGGCCTCCGGGATGCAGAGACACATCCGCCTGGTGCACCTGGG CAGGCGGCAGGCAGAGCCGGAGCAGAGCGATGGCGAGGAGGACTTCTACTACACGGAGCTGGACGTGGGTGTGGACTCGCTGACCGCGGGGCTGTCCAGCCTGAGCCCGGTGTCACCCAGCACCTGTGTGCCACCCGCCTTCCCCTGCCTGGCGCTGCCGgagccccccgccctgccccgcctGCTGCGCCCgctggccctgcccccacccccggtgCTCAGCGCCTCGGCGCCCCCCCAGGTGTGCCACAGTGACCACGCCTACCAG GGCTGCCTGGCACCCGCCCACCTGGAGCCACGGCCGGCCACGGTCAGGGCCTGCGCGCCAGCCCTGCCCGCCAAGCTTGGTCCAACCCCGAG gaagccCCGAGGGGATGCCAAGAAGTGCCGGAAGGTGTAT
- the SLC2A4RG gene encoding SLC2A4 regulator isoform X2, whose product MEATRPPAPGPGYGRPSLRAAGRDPTAAPVSVPAPPQGPASEFALPQEPKPRAADLGAPGAGAGTAGPPAPSAHIPVPAHRAPPGKARPDEVMAAAALTSLSTCPLLLGSPAVAFSTEPSLEPWKEALARPLGGSSSSSSSSGGGGDWGWDLASDQSSPSTPSPPLPPEAAHFLFGEPALRKRKSSLQVLFQCLWKRCGKVLSTASGMQRHIRLVHLGRQAEPEQSDGEEDFYYTELDVGVDSLTAGLSSLSPVSPSTCVPPAFPCLALPEPPALPRLLRPLALPPPPVLSASAPPQVCHSDHAYQGCLAPAHLEPRPATVRACAPALPAKLGPTPRKPRGDAKKCRKVYGMERRDLWCRACRWKKACRRFLD is encoded by the exons ATGGAGGCCACGCGCCCCCCGGCGCCCGGTCCTGGCTACGGGCGCCCCTCGCTCCGCGCCGCCGGCCGGGACCCTACGGCCGCACCCGTGTCGGTGCCCGCGCCGCCGCAG GGCCCCGCCTCGGAGTTCGCGCTGCCGCAGGAGCCGAAGCCGCGGGCCGCGGACCTCGGGGCCCCGGGGGCGGGAGCAGGGACGGCGGGGCCCCCGGCGCCGTCGGCGCACATCCCGGTGCCAGCGCATAG AGCCCCCCCAGGAAAAGCCCGGCCGGACGAGGTCATGGCCGCTGCAGCCCTGACAAGCCTGTCTACCTGCCCTCTCCTGCTAGGATCCCCGGCTGTAGCCTTCAGCACAG AGCCCAGCCTGGAGCCCTGGAAGGAGGCACTGGCGCGGCCGCtgggcggcagcagcagcagcagcagcagcagcggcggcggcggggactGGGGCTGGGACCTGGCCAGCGACCAGTCCTCTCCATCCACCCCATCGCCCCCACTGCCCCCTGAGGCAGCCCACTTCCTGTTTGGGGAGCCTGCtctgaggaagaggaag AGCTCGCTGCAGGTCCTGTTCCAGTGTCTGTGGAAGCGCTGCGGGAAGGTGCTGAGCACGGCCTCCGGGATGCAGAGACACATCCGCCTGGTGCACCTGGG GCGGCAGGCAGAGCCGGAGCAGAGCGATGGCGAGGAGGACTTCTACTACACGGAGCTGGACGTGGGTGTGGACTCGCTGACCGCGGGGCTGTCCAGCCTGAGCCCGGTGTCACCCAGCACCTGTGTGCCACCCGCCTTCCCCTGCCTGGCGCTGCCGgagccccccgccctgccccgcctGCTGCGCCCgctggccctgcccccacccccggtgCTCAGCGCCTCGGCGCCCCCCCAGGTGTGCCACAGTGACCACGCCTACCAG GGCTGCCTGGCACCCGCCCACCTGGAGCCACGGCCGGCCACGGTCAGGGCCTGCGCGCCAGCCCTGCCCGCCAAGCTTGGTCCAACCCCGAG gaagccCCGAGGGGATGCCAAGAAGTGCCGGAAGGTGTAT
- the LIME1 gene encoding lck-interacting transmembrane adapter 1 isoform X2, producing MRPQGSSASPALWVLGCLTLLLWLWVLCTACHRRRAGRQVSRLQGMQGGGMPAKAVSARYPQGHAGAGRGLTSRPCPQSLLRPPHLCSLSKSDTRLHELCRGQPCSRAPRPASVDLLCPQWLEVSRGMTRPPEAFSVQELPAAVPFTDPEATYSNVGLAVIPRARLAFGSGVWAGAHSCARLGPEARPAASEYACIQKLKGTGRVPQGLGQGRTEVIPANQVDSLYSKVSKPKRRDPGPASDQPDPKGGGTVLALGGDLAYEALPPKSVGVNRSFLENVYESIQEMGGPGASKLELLAGGAIGRPWRPPASCLLLPGRGRGASLAGSVNSLPPERGAPPTSPTHTAAGTGSREQGCQPGPGCHSLSRAASQ from the exons ATGAGGCCACAGGGGTCCTcagcctctcctgccctctgggtCCTGGGGTGCCTCACCCTGCTCCTCTGGCTGTGGGTGCTGTGCACAGCCTGCCACAG GAGGCGGGCAGGGAGGCAGGTGTCCAGGCTGCAGGGCATGCAGGGCGGTGGGATGCCAGCGAAAGCGGTGAGTGCCAGGTATCCCCAAGGCCATGCTGGGGCTGGCAGGGGACTAACCAGCCGCCCTTGCCCCCAGTCACTGCTGAGACCACCCCACCTCTGCTCCCTCAGCAAGTCAGACACTAGACTGCACGAGCTGTGCCGAGGTCAGCCCTGCAGCAGAG ccccgcGGCCTGCCAGCGTGGATCTCCTGTGCCCACAATGGCTGGAGGTGTCCAGAGGCATGACCAGGCCCCCAGAAGCCTTCTCAGTCCAGGAGCTGCCGGCAGCCGTGCCCTTCACCGACCCCGAGGCCACTTATTCCAACGTGGGGCTGGCTGTGATCCCCAGGGCCAGACTGGCATTCGGCTCTGGGGTGTGGGCAGGGGCACacagctgtgccaggctggggcctGAGGCCAGACCGGCGGCGTCTGAGTATGCCTGCATCCAGAAGCTCAAGGGGACAGGCCGGgtcccccagggcctggggcaggggcgtACTGAGGTCATCCCAGCCAATCAG GTGGACAGCCTGTACTCCAAGGTCAGCAAGCCTAAAAGGAGGGACCCCGGACCTGCCTCAGACCAGCCAGACCCCAAGGGTGGGGGCACAGTTTTAGCTCTGGGGGGTGACCTGGCCTATGAGGCCCTCCCACCAAAGAGCGTGGGTGTGAACAGGAGCTTCCTGGAAAACGTGTATGAGAGCATCCAGGAGATGGGGGGCCCTGGAGCCTCCAAGCTCGAGCTCTTGGCAGGAGGGGCCATAGGCCGGCCATGGAGACCCCCTGCTTCCTGTCTACTCCtgccggggcgggggaggggagcctcCCTCGCCGGCTCCGTGAACTCCCTGCCTCCAGAGCGGGGTGCACCCCCGACTTCTCCCACACACACAGCGGCCGGCACGGGTTCCAGAGAGCAGGGCTGCCAGCCTGGTCCTGGCTGCCACAGCCTTTCCAGGGCAGCGTCTCAATAA
- the LIME1 gene encoding lck-interacting transmembrane adapter 1 isoform X3 → MRPQGSSASPALWVLGCLTLLLWLWVLCTACHRRRAGRQVSRLQGMQGGGMPAKASLLRPPHLCSLSKSDTRLHELCRGQPCSRAPRPASVDLLCPQWLEVSRGMTRPPEAFSVQELPAAVPFTDPEATYSNVGLAVIPRARLAFGSGVWAGAHSCARLGPEARPAASEYACIQKLKGTGRVPQGLGQGRTEVIPANQVDSLYSKVSKPKRRDPGPASDQPDPKGGGTVLALGGDLAYEALPPKSVGVNRSFLENVYESIQEMGGPGASKLELLAGGAIGRPWRPPASCLLLPGRGRGASLAGSVNSLPPERGAPPTSPTHTAAGTGSREQGCQPGPGCHSLSRAASQ, encoded by the exons ATGAGGCCACAGGGGTCCTcagcctctcctgccctctgggtCCTGGGGTGCCTCACCCTGCTCCTCTGGCTGTGGGTGCTGTGCACAGCCTGCCACAG GAGGCGGGCAGGGAGGCAGGTGTCCAGGCTGCAGGGCATGCAGGGCGGTGGGATGCCAGCGAAAGCG TCACTGCTGAGACCACCCCACCTCTGCTCCCTCAGCAAGTCAGACACTAGACTGCACGAGCTGTGCCGAGGTCAGCCCTGCAGCAGAG ccccgcGGCCTGCCAGCGTGGATCTCCTGTGCCCACAATGGCTGGAGGTGTCCAGAGGCATGACCAGGCCCCCAGAAGCCTTCTCAGTCCAGGAGCTGCCGGCAGCCGTGCCCTTCACCGACCCCGAGGCCACTTATTCCAACGTGGGGCTGGCTGTGATCCCCAGGGCCAGACTGGCATTCGGCTCTGGGGTGTGGGCAGGGGCACacagctgtgccaggctggggcctGAGGCCAGACCGGCGGCGTCTGAGTATGCCTGCATCCAGAAGCTCAAGGGGACAGGCCGGgtcccccagggcctggggcaggggcgtACTGAGGTCATCCCAGCCAATCAG GTGGACAGCCTGTACTCCAAGGTCAGCAAGCCTAAAAGGAGGGACCCCGGACCTGCCTCAGACCAGCCAGACCCCAAGGGTGGGGGCACAGTTTTAGCTCTGGGGGGTGACCTGGCCTATGAGGCCCTCCCACCAAAGAGCGTGGGTGTGAACAGGAGCTTCCTGGAAAACGTGTATGAGAGCATCCAGGAGATGGGGGGCCCTGGAGCCTCCAAGCTCGAGCTCTTGGCAGGAGGGGCCATAGGCCGGCCATGGAGACCCCCTGCTTCCTGTCTACTCCtgccggggcgggggaggggagcctcCCTCGCCGGCTCCGTGAACTCCCTGCCTCCAGAGCGGGGTGCACCCCCGACTTCTCCCACACACACAGCGGCCGGCACGGGTTCCAGAGAGCAGGGCTGCCAGCCTGGTCCTGGCTGCCACAGCCTTTCCAGGGCAGCGTCTCAATAA